Sequence from the Deltaproteobacteria bacterium genome:
ACATATGACACATCCCTGACCTATCTTAATATTAATTCCTTTGACAACGGTAGGGTGGATTATAGAGATAAAATTGGCCCCTTTGTTTAACATCTGTTGAGCGATTTCTAATTTTAGAGACGTTGGCGATGCCACTCCCATTACCAAACGATCGTCTTTCCGAGGCCGATAGTCTTTGATATTGCCCATGATCGGTAAATTACAGCTATATCCCTTGAGAGCCTCGGGATTATCGTCTAGAAAACCTGCCAACTCCCAGTCCCTTTCTTGGGTTGGTATAGCTTGCACCCATGACAATAGATCCCGGCCAAATCCTCCCGCTCCGACAATAATTAATTTATTCACAGAACCTTATCCCGTATCACGTTTACAAACCGTTCAGCTGCAATAATATCCGCCATCAACGATCATGGTGGAACCGGTTATCCAGCGGGAGGCATCTGAAAGCAGAAAAGAAGCGGCAGCAGCAATATCCTCAGGTTTACCGAATCCTAATAGGTGCTTTTTATCAAAGGCTAATTTATATTCCTTGGTTAAAGTCTTACAAAGTTTTTCCAGCATTGTTGTTTCCACGGCGCCGACGATAATGGAATTGACTCTAATGGCGCGTGGCGCCAACTCACAGGCCAGGGCTCGCACCGCCCCATCGATCGCAGCTTTACTGGCACAATAGATACTGGTCCCAGCTATCCCCCGTAAGCTAAATACGGAGGACATAAAAATCAGGCTGGCATTATCAGTTAATAAAACTCCCTTCTGGCAAAAGCCTCTGGCCAGCATCAAAACCGCCTTAATGCTGGGATCAAATACCGCATCAATATATTTTTCACCAATAATTCCAACCGGTATGACGTTGGTGATTCCCGCGGCATGAAACAGACCAGAGAACCGCCCCACCTCTTGCGCAATCTTTTTTATCATGACTGGAATTTCATCCAGCGCGGTCAGATCGAAAATATACTGGGCGTGCCCTTCCCCTGATAAGCTGTCGAAGGTTTTTTGCAAGCGCTCAGCATTTCTGGCCAGCAGCACCACTTTGGCCCCCAAGTTGCTCAGATATCGGGCCGTGGCCTTGCCAATCCCTGAGGAGGCGCCGGTTACTAAAATTCTCTTGCCGGTCAGGTCCATAGGATTAAAAGTCACCAACCTCTAACCCCCCAGGTAACCTTTGTAACCGCCCTTGCGAATATCTGGTTCGTAGTCTTCCATTTGGTCAAAGACTTCTAACCTTAGAAGAGCTAAGCTTCCCTGACCTCTTGCAGCAGACCCCACAACTCATTAAGGGTCTGACAAGCTCTCAGCTTTTCTCCATCTATAGCGATGCCAAAATGCTCATCGAGCAGGACAATGGTGCTGACAATAGCCAACGAGTTCCAA
This genomic interval carries:
- a CDS encoding SDR family oxidoreductase, translated to MTFNPMDLTGKRILVTGASSGIGKATARYLSNLGAKVVLLARNAERLQKTFDSLSGEGHAQYIFDLTALDEIPVMIKKIAQEVGRFSGLFHAAGITNVIPVGIIGEKYIDAVFDPSIKAVLMLARGFCQKGVLLTDNASLIFMSSVFSLRGIAGTSIYCASKAAIDGAVRALACELAPRAIRVNSIIVGAVETTMLEKLCKTLTKEYKLAFDKKHLLGFGKPEDIAAAASFLLSDASRWITGSTMIVDGGYYCS
- a CDS encoding acyl carrier protein; protein product: MANEAFMNDLADILEVEPTELHPGFVLGNGNWNSLAIVSTIVLLDEHFGIAIDGEKLRACQTLNELWGLLQEVREA
- a CDS encoding NeuD/PglB/VioB family sugar acetyltransferase — encoded protein: MNKLIIVGAGGFGRDLLSWVQAIPTQERDWELAGFLDDNPEALKGYSCNLPIMGNIKDYRPRKDDRLVMGVASPTSLKLEIAQQMLNKGANFISIIHPTVVKGINIKIGQGCVICPYALIGNNNKIGDFVTINVFTSIGHDVIVGDGCTFHTHISISGFVKLGRGVEVGSHGCIIPHIKVGEFAKVSAGSAVFANVKPGITVIGVPAKKL